In the Hylaeus volcanicus isolate JK05 chromosome 1, UHH_iyHylVolc1.0_haploid, whole genome shotgun sequence genome, one interval contains:
- the LOC128872204 gene encoding BRCA1-associated protein isoform X1, with translation MSSSPFSVSLCVIRVEVIDEDSEKSNGTMTAKMRGRREPTKINTENCTSFTEKPDLSHASQGTSISGSTSRANSEEATYDNSEVAGASACACDQISFISGNPFVEVTKGIIHLYKENKLTDIRHAAERTQTICILAVPATMTCHDLLRFTAPCHQDVRHFRILRDGSPNQYMALITFKSANATTEFYGSFNGTPYNSFEPDVICHMVFVYSVEVTYNAIPLSGHTELPLCPVCLERMDESVDGILTILCNHTFHASCLAKWGDTSCPVCRYAQTPESLADSYCMECNSGESNDALWICLICGHIGCSRYHQGHAFQHYRETHHCYAMQLGQNRVWDYVGDNFVHRLLQNKDGKMVEGGPTATKAEGTAMEEKVDSVQLEFTYLLTSQLETQRQYFEERLGRLEQHSVLQNTELREKLGQVSEENAKVKEELATLSREKQSVDKRLQQVSNKLMAVQTELTEEKELRKALELNQATWQDKYKTLQDEMTECQSAKKAEVADLKEQIQDLMFYLDAQQKVEKSELREEIASGRILIPETSGTAKKNTGPLKSRKKR, from the exons ATGAGTTCCTCTCCTTTTTCGGTGTCTCTCTGCGTTATTCGCGTCGAGGTTATTGACGAGGATTCTGAAAAATCGAatg GCACAATGACTGCCAAGATGAGGGGTCGCAGAGAACCAACAAAGATAAATACAGAGAACTGCACGAGTTTTACTGAGAAGCCAGATCTATCTCATGCTTCTCAGGGAACTAGCATATCTGGCTCTACCTCTAGAGCTAATTCAGAAGAAGCTACTTATGATAATTCAGAGGTTGCTGGTGCAAGTGCATGTGCCTGTGATCAAATCAGTTTTATCTCTGGAAACCCATTTGTTGAAGTGACCAAGggaattatacatttatacaaagaaaa cAAATTAACAGACATACGTCATGCAGCAGAGCGTACCCAAACTATCTGCATTCTTGCAGTCCCAGCTACAATGACCTGTCATGACCTTTTAAGGTTTACAGCCCCTTGCCACCAAGATGTTAGGCATTTTAGGATACTTAGAGATGGTAGTCCTAATCAATACATGGCATTGATTACCTTTAAATCTgca AATGCAACAACAGAATTTTATGGTTCTTTTAATGGCACTCCATATAATTCTTTTGAGCCAGATGTTATCTGTCATATGGTGTTTGTGTATAGTGTAGAAGTAACATATAATGCTATCCCTTTGTCTGGCCACACAGAATTACCACTTTGTCCAGTTTGTTTAGAAAGAATGGACGAGAGTGTTGATGGAATTTTAACAATTCTATGCAACCACACATTTCATGCAAGTTGCTTAGCCAAGTGGGGAGATACCTCTTGTCCAGTTTGTAGATATGCTCAAACACCAGAATCGCTTGCAGATAGCTACTGTATGGAGTGCa atagTGGAGAAAGCAATGATGCTCTGTGGATCTGCTTAATATGTGGACATATAGGTTGCTCACGGTATCATCAAGGTCACGCTTTCCAGCATTATCGTGAGACGCACCACTGTTATGCCATGCAATTAGGCCAAAATAGAGTCTGGGATTATGTAGGAGATAATTTCGTTCATAGATTATTACAAAACAAAGATGGCAAAATGGTTGAAGGTGGCCCTACAGCGACCAAGGCTGAAGGTACTGCAATGGAAGAGAAAGTAGATTCAGTACAGTTGGAGTTCACTTACCTTCTCACATCACAATTAGAAACTCAAAGACAGTATTTCGAAGAGAGATTGGGAAGATTAGAGCAACACTCTGTTTTACAAAATACGGAACTTAGAGAAAAATTAGGTCAGGTATCAGAAGAAAATGCTAAAGTGAAG GAAGAGTTAGCAACTCTAAGTCGCGAAAAGCAGAGCGTAGATAAACGACTGCAACAAgttagtaataaattaatggcGGTTCAAACGGAATTaaccgaagaaaaagaattaaggAAGGCGTTAGAGTTAAATCAAGCCACTTGGCAAGACAAATATAAAACACTGCAAGATGAAATGACTGAATGTCAAAGCGCAAAGAAAGCAGAAGTCGCGGATCTAAAAGAACAGATTCAGGATTTAATGTTCTATCTTGATGCTCAACAGAAAGTCGAAAAGTCGGAGCTGAGGGAAGAAATTGCATCAGGTCGTATACTGATCCCAGAGACATCTGGTACtgctaaaaaaaatactgGTCCTTTAAAGTCTCGTAAAAAACGTTGA
- the LOC128872204 gene encoding BRCA1-associated protein isoform X2, producing MTAKMRGRREPTKINTENCTSFTEKPDLSHASQGTSISGSTSRANSEEATYDNSEVAGASACACDQISFISGNPFVEVTKGIIHLYKENKLTDIRHAAERTQTICILAVPATMTCHDLLRFTAPCHQDVRHFRILRDGSPNQYMALITFKSANATTEFYGSFNGTPYNSFEPDVICHMVFVYSVEVTYNAIPLSGHTELPLCPVCLERMDESVDGILTILCNHTFHASCLAKWGDTSCPVCRYAQTPESLADSYCMECNSGESNDALWICLICGHIGCSRYHQGHAFQHYRETHHCYAMQLGQNRVWDYVGDNFVHRLLQNKDGKMVEGGPTATKAEGTAMEEKVDSVQLEFTYLLTSQLETQRQYFEERLGRLEQHSVLQNTELREKLGQVSEENAKVKEELATLSREKQSVDKRLQQVSNKLMAVQTELTEEKELRKALELNQATWQDKYKTLQDEMTECQSAKKAEVADLKEQIQDLMFYLDAQQKVEKSELREEIASGRILIPETSGTAKKNTGPLKSRKKR from the exons ATGACTGCCAAGATGAGGGGTCGCAGAGAACCAACAAAGATAAATACAGAGAACTGCACGAGTTTTACTGAGAAGCCAGATCTATCTCATGCTTCTCAGGGAACTAGCATATCTGGCTCTACCTCTAGAGCTAATTCAGAAGAAGCTACTTATGATAATTCAGAGGTTGCTGGTGCAAGTGCATGTGCCTGTGATCAAATCAGTTTTATCTCTGGAAACCCATTTGTTGAAGTGACCAAGggaattatacatttatacaaagaaaa cAAATTAACAGACATACGTCATGCAGCAGAGCGTACCCAAACTATCTGCATTCTTGCAGTCCCAGCTACAATGACCTGTCATGACCTTTTAAGGTTTACAGCCCCTTGCCACCAAGATGTTAGGCATTTTAGGATACTTAGAGATGGTAGTCCTAATCAATACATGGCATTGATTACCTTTAAATCTgca AATGCAACAACAGAATTTTATGGTTCTTTTAATGGCACTCCATATAATTCTTTTGAGCCAGATGTTATCTGTCATATGGTGTTTGTGTATAGTGTAGAAGTAACATATAATGCTATCCCTTTGTCTGGCCACACAGAATTACCACTTTGTCCAGTTTGTTTAGAAAGAATGGACGAGAGTGTTGATGGAATTTTAACAATTCTATGCAACCACACATTTCATGCAAGTTGCTTAGCCAAGTGGGGAGATACCTCTTGTCCAGTTTGTAGATATGCTCAAACACCAGAATCGCTTGCAGATAGCTACTGTATGGAGTGCa atagTGGAGAAAGCAATGATGCTCTGTGGATCTGCTTAATATGTGGACATATAGGTTGCTCACGGTATCATCAAGGTCACGCTTTCCAGCATTATCGTGAGACGCACCACTGTTATGCCATGCAATTAGGCCAAAATAGAGTCTGGGATTATGTAGGAGATAATTTCGTTCATAGATTATTACAAAACAAAGATGGCAAAATGGTTGAAGGTGGCCCTACAGCGACCAAGGCTGAAGGTACTGCAATGGAAGAGAAAGTAGATTCAGTACAGTTGGAGTTCACTTACCTTCTCACATCACAATTAGAAACTCAAAGACAGTATTTCGAAGAGAGATTGGGAAGATTAGAGCAACACTCTGTTTTACAAAATACGGAACTTAGAGAAAAATTAGGTCAGGTATCAGAAGAAAATGCTAAAGTGAAG GAAGAGTTAGCAACTCTAAGTCGCGAAAAGCAGAGCGTAGATAAACGACTGCAACAAgttagtaataaattaatggcGGTTCAAACGGAATTaaccgaagaaaaagaattaaggAAGGCGTTAGAGTTAAATCAAGCCACTTGGCAAGACAAATATAAAACACTGCAAGATGAAATGACTGAATGTCAAAGCGCAAAGAAAGCAGAAGTCGCGGATCTAAAAGAACAGATTCAGGATTTAATGTTCTATCTTGATGCTCAACAGAAAGTCGAAAAGTCGGAGCTGAGGGAAGAAATTGCATCAGGTCGTATACTGATCCCAGAGACATCTGGTACtgctaaaaaaaatactgGTCCTTTAAAGTCTCGTAAAAAACGTTGA